A region of Methanobacterium spitsbergense DNA encodes the following proteins:
- a CDS encoding DNA primase, which yields MIVRELGEFDGVLSENDDLMSIVTESRSQEISDDSFIPRSYFDLALKRIEWYAKKKNDRNFDHKQYDFLFNPDINKFDVIAFFLLCQAIGVKYGPNSRESRVLVESQGKLIENRLGKLSKIERNVLVTNILNSLLSSAHIKWTFFEDLISSKKLKLHELILDSGEIILDKDDFLERFSHKIQGRKPEKMYEALIGDRIKELVMIKMVMQNTENYIRQVGERSNREIEPNPILLELADKISEVLLASVQTFGQGSGGYGGSVKASALNPKAFPPCVKKVMEGMKSGGRNDAIIMFLTPFISYARLYPAVFSENITKQISDVDPTLSIIQNEILPLIFGAAERCSPPLFEDQPQDKVNLNAKLGFGMHQNPELKNEGETTWYTPMSCEKVKIHLPSLCKPDETCKKIGNPLSYYNRKIWVVKKESKAESAVEEDIKD from the coding sequence ATGATAGTTCGCGAGCTTGGAGAGTTTGATGGTGTATTATCTGAAAATGATGATTTAATGAGTATTGTTACCGAAAGCAGATCACAGGAAATATCTGATGATTCATTTATTCCACGAAGTTACTTTGATCTTGCACTAAAACGAATTGAATGGTATGCCAAGAAAAAGAATGATAGAAATTTTGATCACAAACAGTACGATTTTCTATTCAATCCAGATATCAATAAATTTGATGTAATTGCATTTTTCCTATTATGTCAGGCTATAGGAGTAAAATATGGTCCAAATTCTCGGGAAAGTAGAGTTCTGGTTGAATCACAGGGAAAACTCATTGAAAATCGTCTGGGTAAACTTTCAAAAATAGAAAGGAATGTACTTGTAACTAACATACTAAACAGTCTTTTAAGTTCTGCACATATTAAATGGACTTTTTTTGAAGATCTTATCAGTTCAAAGAAACTTAAGTTGCACGAACTCATTCTTGATAGTGGGGAAATAATTCTTGACAAGGATGATTTTCTTGAAAGATTTAGCCATAAAATTCAGGGCAGAAAACCAGAAAAAATGTATGAAGCACTCATAGGAGACAGGATCAAGGAACTGGTAATGATCAAGATGGTGATGCAGAATACAGAGAATTATATTCGGCAGGTGGGTGAAAGATCCAATAGAGAAATAGAACCCAACCCCATACTTCTGGAATTAGCCGATAAAATTTCTGAGGTACTGTTAGCATCTGTACAGACATTCGGACAAGGCAGTGGCGGTTATGGTGGAAGTGTAAAGGCATCTGCTTTGAACCCTAAAGCATTCCCTCCTTGTGTTAAAAAGGTTATGGAAGGTATGAAATCTGGAGGGCGGAACGATGCCATAATTATGTTTTTAACACCATTTATATCATATGCACGTTTATATCCTGCTGTTTTCAGTGAAAACATAACAAAACAGATTTCTGATGTAGATCCAACACTTTCCATTATTCAAAACGAAATACTCCCTTTAATATTTGGAGCTGCAGAAAGATGTAGTCCACCATTGTTTGAAGACCAGCCTCAAGATAAGGTCAATTTAAATGCAAAACTTGGATTTGGTATGCACCAAAACCCTGAACTTAAAAATGAAGGTGAAACAACATGGTACACACCCATGAGTTGTGAGAAGGTTAAAATACATCTACCAAGTTTATGCAAACCCGATGAAACCTGTAAAAAAATTGGAAACCCCCTTTCCTATTATAACAGGAAAATTTGGGTTGTTAAAAAAGAATCAAAAGCTGAATCAGCTGTTGAAGAGGATATTAAGGATTAA
- a CDS encoding DUF4013 domain-containing protein, with protein sequence MDISGIIKDSLRYPFTDWKNILILGIIVWVSSIIGNAISLGYTSNYVLFPLICVGFITGLFVNGYMFKIIKTSLNEENKPPEFNAWTNMLIDGMKVFLVSIVYLVVPILIIILLILLLFTGFDLSILGMAYTSLESTGINPAVYLVSETLPGIENIIVITLNLFQEYSIIFICILLLIIPIFLVAIAHMAYYEGELRSAFRIKEIIEEISDIGWINLIKWYIVTGIIFLIFMFVSNIIAFIGSFLNFILISTILSLTLIPYFYMFYARTLALFYMME encoded by the coding sequence ATGGATATATCAGGAATAATAAAAGATTCATTACGATATCCTTTCACAGACTGGAAGAATATTTTAATATTAGGAATAATAGTATGGGTAAGTAGCATAATCGGAAATGCAATTTCACTAGGTTATACAAGCAATTATGTGCTATTTCCATTAATTTGTGTTGGATTCATAACTGGACTTTTTGTAAATGGGTATATGTTTAAAATCATAAAAACTTCTTTAAATGAAGAAAATAAACCGCCTGAATTCAATGCATGGACTAACATGTTAATTGATGGAATGAAAGTATTTTTAGTTTCCATTGTATATTTAGTTGTCCCAATTTTAATTATAATACTTCTTATACTACTATTATTTACCGGATTTGATTTATCTATCCTTGGAATGGCATACACGAGTTTAGAAAGTACTGGAATTAATCCTGCAGTGTATCTGGTTTCAGAAACCTTGCCTGGGATAGAAAATATTATAGTAATAACATTAAATTTATTCCAGGAATATTCCATAATTTTTATATGTATTTTGCTTTTGATTATTCCAATCTTTTTAGTTGCAATTGCACATATGGCATACTATGAAGGTGAATTAAGATCAGCATTCAGAATAAAGGAGATAATTGAAGAAATCTCAGACATTGGATGGATTAATTTAATTAAATGGTATATTGTAACTGGAATTATATTTTTGATCTTCATGTTTGTATCAAATATAATAGCATTCATAGGTAGTTTCCTGAATTTCATATTAATATCAACTATACTATCTCTAACCTTGATTCCATATTTTTATATGTTCTATGCACGGACATTAGCATTATTTTACATGATGGAGTAA